One Aquarana catesbeiana isolate 2022-GZ linkage group LG04, ASM4218655v1, whole genome shotgun sequence genomic region harbors:
- the NHSL1 gene encoding NHS-like protein 1 isoform X8, translating to MSVRGLPFWIVKTRKRGTKNPSFAVSNLDEENKWTVHYTSSWHQQENVFLPSSRPPCVEDLHKQAKVNLKTVLRECDKLRRDGYRSSQYYSQGPTFSSSPSMVCTSYPEDDEEYSRKSNVLGCICQSCHSVCCCLVPWNIKFSVSSNEEEMLLTGKRPKTPVPQEFSDTHTNWTKALPLPTPEEKMRQEAQAIQTDVVPINVTGENFDRQASLRRSLIHTDTVVRRPKKVKRRKTITGVPDNIQKELAGTCQIGFRGHSMHIPESYNALDNLEPCLSPSQRSETRDFSCQTEEIKIVPPSVRRIRAQKGQGIAALMSSSSGNMSTLSDPTGCTLRPNGDLNFRSLPRTGVRVCLQSLEERTESTNRIEDSFITLPRQLSKLQVDDSVVHLRNTHRTGTLSRPKSQEVRGSEREVFSNPACVVSPHAAYSTSVIPNAMLSSSSEVIAINTSQSSGQLDLKPTFHGSSSNSKSVCRELSVNTKGDHRFCSAKCSENSSLRHSQASDAISPGAMMIINLRDHVMPPNNTNSMNNSPQTIPYKMNAALNSHPHDSDTHSESSYSDGRQRNGSITSSVNSADQWPCETRENDSNVPLRKPSSAVSGSPVSNMSTCSSDRKADSSSLYSLDHDGYYTSMHMDSGVGSGNQRQHNGVQNPRHSVINVIDKKDTLNQDDTSSYSDKSLTRSISLKKPKKPPPPPSRTDSLRRPPKKDLQSNGQVLNEKLIATLQQSLQLNLKSKSGSSPSQSPCSDYEDPWVLRSRSQSTVSASSSGLSATAANMYSICPVTPSQSETSSIKSEYADHWSYYIDEHPKSTLHSPKKSSHFSEQQMHSGVSKPINTSPEKPCRVTSPSSGYSSQSNTPTNLTPVPLLLRSMSPGTGKNKVKPKVPERRSSLISSVSISSSSTSLSSNTSDSAQQTIRKATMVLPSSPTPPLTPDPPPPPMIDMVDNSTLPPSPNLPPPPPEAALFLLPGDNLWLSGSKNTDKYTQQAFPPPALPPPPPPLPTLHSKAAPKVPPFNTETLKLKKELSPQRKDTFLVNPRNNSPNKQELISPIAPLITAQALQMVQLRSVKKASQPEAENIAEQVQEPKFQNETSPLFSRPSSVPSVSSHLSYSESIKEDKNLNLQDEQLQYSDSPNKSARFTTVENTNGGCREEEYQDSAHNEDKTMLSKMSSPQEKTSTSQSPPNASPNKKPPPVSKKPKLFLIVPPPQLDLAAEKIAQVKENVSSMPKASEKDSVSEHCEEVNGHVAEENSSEESVSLNCQAGEETVSSCKVAEDITIFTPALESPNHQEEEEQPTMSDEASVPDGKNGSTNCDQKIFQEDENADVFETNTSSSPLLQTNDRFSGSEEILTPTRPRTTEDLFAAIHRSKRKVLGRKDSDDDRCRNHSPSPPVTPTGGVPNVSSFKQPGAIHRSIRKSNTSNDSFKALLLKKGSRSECGFRMSAAEMLKHTDPRFQRSQSDSTLELPDSPTLISPSNNKRAQEEWAKSEGIMPRSMSVSGTRYSRSRTPPSAASSKYNVRSRIQSSPMTVICEGEGETADAVENSCTKAPLMNTMSLDRFQRRDSELNYSVGADSSNSRVHIDLMSRFSDVSPSKDNDFS from the exons TTTTCAGTCTCTTCAAATGAAGAGGAAATGCTCCTGACTGGGAAGAGACCTAAAACCCCAGTTCCTCAGGAGTTCTCCGACACCCATACCAACTGGACCAAGGCGCTTCCATTGCCCACTCCAGAAGAGAAAATGCGTCAAGAGGCACAAGCAATACAGACTGATGTGGTGCCCATAAATGTTACGG GGGAGAATTTCGACCGCCAAGCCAGCTTGAGGCGGTCTCTTATTCACACTGACACTGTGGTAAGACGTCCAAAGAAGGTCAAAAGGAGAAAGACTATAACAGGCGTCCCAGACAACATACAAAAGGAGCTAG CGGGTACATGCCAGATAGGTTTCAGAGGACATTCAATGCACATACCGGAGAGCTATAATGCACTGGACAATCTAGAGCCATGCCTCTCGCCTTCGCAGCGGTCTGAAACAAGGGACTTCAGTTGCCAAACTGAAGAGATAAAGATAGTACCTCCTTCTGTCCGAAGAATTAGAGCCCAGAAAGGACAAGGCATAGCAGCTCTAATGTCTAGTTCTTCTGGAAATATGTCCACCCTGAGCGACCCTACAGGATGTACTTTACGACCCAATGGCGATCTGAATTTCCGCAGTTTACCAAGGACAGGAGTTCGGGTCTGCCTGCAGTCCCTTGAGGAAAGGACAGAAAGCACCAACAGGATAGAAGATTCTTTTATTACGTTGCCCCGTCAGCTAAGCAAGTTGCAGGTGGATGACAGTGTTGTTCACCTCAGGAATACCCATAGAACTGGAACACTATCAAGGCCAAAATCCCAAGAAGTCCGGGGCTCAGAAAGAGAAGTTTTTTCAAACCCAGCATGTGTGGTTTCCCCTCATGCAGCTTACTCCACAAGTGTCATCCCCAATGCCATGTTGTCCTCTTCTTCAGAGGTGATTGCCATTAACACATCTCAAAGCAGTGGGCAACTGGACCTTAAACCAACATTCCATGGGTCATCTTCCAATAGTAAAAGTGTATGTCGAGAGCTCAGTGTCAACACTAAGGGTGATCATCGCTTCTGTAGTGCTAAATGTAGTGAGAACAGTTCATTGAGGCATTCTCAGGCCTCAGATGCAATATCACCAGGTGCCATGATGATTATTAACTTGCGTGATCATGTAATGCCTCCCAACAATACAAATAGCATGAACAATAGCCCACAAACAATACCATACAAAATGAATGCTGCCTTAAATAGCCACCCACATGACAGTGATACACACAGTGAATCAAGCTACTCAGATGGTCGACAAAGAAACGGGAGCATAACCAGCAGCGTTAACAGTGCAGACCAGTGGCCTTGTGAAACTAGGGAAAATGACAGTAATGTTCCTTTAAGGAAACCATCATCCGCTGTCTCTGGATCTCCTGTTAGTAATATGAGCACTTGTAGTTCAGACAGGAAAGCTGACTCCAGTTCACTCTATTCTCTGGACCATGATGGCTACTACACTTCAATGCACATGGATTCTGGAGTTGGATCAGGTAACCAGAGACAACACAATGGTGTTCAGAATCCCCGTCACAGTGTCATCAATGTCATTGATAAGAAAGACACGCTGAACCAGGATGATACTTCAAGTTATAGTGACAAATCTCTTACCCGCAGCATATCTCTGAAAAAGCCAAAAAAACCTCCTCCGCCTCCGTCTAGGACGGACTCTCTCAGGCGTCCACCTAAGAAAGACCTACAATCTAATGGCCAGGTGCTTAATGAAAAGCTTATTGCCACTCTCCAGCAATCATTGCAGCTAAACTTGAAGAGTAAAAGTGGCAGCTCACCATCACAGAGTCCATGCAGCGACTATGAGGATCCTTGGGTGCTGCGATCTCGCAGTCAGAGCACAGTAAGTGCAAGTAGTAGTGGTCTGTCTGCCACAGCTGCCAACATgtactctatttgtcctgttactCCCTCTCAGAGTGAGACAAGCAGCATAAAATCTGAGTATGCTGATCATTGGAGTTATTACATTGATGAGCATCCAAAATCAACATTGCACTCCCCTAAGAAATCGTCACATTTTTCTGAACAACAAATGCATAGTGGCGTATCCAAACCAATTAATACATCACCTGAAAAGCCTTGCAGAGTCACTTCACCTTCTAGTGGATATTCAAGCCAGTCGAATACCCCAACCAATCTAACACCTGTACCACTACTCTTGAGAAGTATGTCTCCAGGAACTGGAAAAAATAAAGTAAAGCCCAAAGTGCCTGAAAGAAGATCTTCTCTGATCTCATCAGTCTCTATTTCTTCATCATCAACTTCTCTTTCATCAAACACATCAGACTCTGCACAGCAGACTATCAGAAAAGCTACCATGGTTTTGCCATCCTCTCCAACACCCCCACTTACACCAGACCCACCCCCTCCACCCATGATAGATATGGTTGACAATAGTACTTTGCCACCATCTCCGAATCTCCCACCTCCACCTCCAGAGGCAGCACTGTTTCTATTACCTGGTGACAATCTGTGGCTATCAGGTTCAAAAAATACTGACAAATATACACAACAGGCCTTTCCCCCACcagctcttcctcctccccctcctcctcttcccactTTGCACTCTAAGGCTGCTCCCAAAGTTCCCCCTTTTAACACAGAAACACTAAAATTGAAAAAGGAGCTCTCGCCTCAAAGAAAGGACACTTTCCTGGTTAATCCACGAAATAACTCCCCAAATAAACAAGAACTAATAAGTCCAATAGCTCCTCTTATTACTGCTCAGGCACTACAAATGGTGCAGTTAAGGTCTGTTAAAAAAGCATCACAACCAGAAGCTGAAAATATAGCTGAGCAGGTGCAAGAGCCAAAATTTCAAAATGAAACGTCACCCTTATTTTCACGGCCATCTTCCGTGCCATCTGTCTCCTCACATCTCAGTTACAGTGAAAGCATCAAAGAAGATAAAAATCTGAACTTGCAAGATGAGCAGCTACAGTACTCTGATTCTCCGAACAAGTCAGCTAGATTTACTACTGTTGAAAATACGAACGGTGGATGCAGAGAAGAGGAATATCAGGATTCAGCACACAATGAAGATAAAACTATGTTGTCCAAAATGTCATCGCCACAAGAGAAAACAAGTACTTCCCAAAGTCCGCCAAATGCATCTCCCAACAAGAAGCCTCCTCCTGTTTCAAAGAAGCCCAAATTGTTTCTTATCGTTCCACCTCCGCAGCTTGATTTGGCAGCAGAAAAAATAGCTCAAGTCAAAGAAAATGTGAGTAGCATGCCAAAAGCCTCTGAGAAGGATTCTGTAAGCGAACATTGTGAGGAGGTAAATGGCCATGTAGCAGAAGAGAACAGTTCAGAAGAGTCTGTGAGTTTGAATTGCCAAGCCGGAGAAGAGACTGTGTCCTCCTGTAAAGTTGCCGAGGACATCACAATTTTTACTCCTGCTCTGGAAAGCCCAAATcaccaggaagaggaggagcagccTACAATGTCTGATGAGGCCAGCGTCCCAGATGGCAAGAATGGGAGCACAAACTGTGACCAAAAAATATTCCAGGAAGATGAAAATG CTGATGTTTTTGAAACAAATACTTCAAGTTCACCCCTTCTACAGACCAATGACCGATTCAGTGGCAGTGAGGAAATATTAACTCCAACTAGGCCTAGGACTACTGAGGATCTGTTTGCAGCCATTCATAG ATCCAAAAGGAAGGTTCTTGGTCGCAAGGATTCTGATGATGATCGCTGTAGAAATCACTCACCTTCCCCACCAGTCACACCAACAGGAGGAGTCCCAAACGTGAGCTCCTTTAAGCAGCCTGGAGCAATCCACAGAAGTATCCGAAAGTCTAATACCAGCAATGATAGTTTCAAAGCTCTGTTACTAAAAAAGGGAAGCAGGTCGGAGTGTGGATTTCGTATGTCTGCTGCCGAAATGCTGAAACACACTGACCCAAGGTTTCAAAGATCACAATCTGATTCAACCCTGGAGCTGCCAGACAGTCCAACACTGATTTCCCCGAGCAATAATAAAAGAGCTCAGGAGGAATGGGCCAAGAGTGAGGGAATAATGCCAAGAAGCATGTCAGTTTCTGGGACTAGGTACAGCCGCTCCAGAACACCACCATCTGCAGCCAGCAGTAAATACAACGTCCGGAGCCGCATTCAAAGCAGTCCCATGACAGTGATTTGTGAAGGGGAAGGAGAGACGGCTGACGCTGTAGAAAATAGCTGTACAAAGGCACCACTTATGAACACAATGAGCCTGGACAGGTTTCAGAGAAGGGACTCTGAGCTGAATTACTCTGTTGGTGCTGACAGTTCCAATTCCAGAGTTCACATAGACTTGATGAGTAGATTTTCAGATGTCAGCCCAAGCAAAGACAATGACTTTTCGTAA
- the NHSL1 gene encoding NHS-like protein 1 isoform X10 produces MFCLKAVSNLDEENKWTVHYTSSWHQQENVFLPSSRPPCVEDLHKQAKVNLKTVLRECDKLRRDGYRSSQYYSQGPTFSSSPSMVCTSYPEDDEEYSRKSNVLGCICQSCHSVCCCLVPWNIKFSVSSNEEEMLLTGKRPKTPVPQEFSDTHTNWTKALPLPTPEEKMRQEAQAIQTDVVPINVTGENFDRQASLRRSLIHTDTVVRRPKKVKRRKTITGVPDNIQKELAGTCQIGFRGHSMHIPESYNALDNLEPCLSPSQRSETRDFSCQTEEIKIVPPSVRRIRAQKGQGIAALMSSSSGNMSTLSDPTGCTLRPNGDLNFRSLPRTGVRVCLQSLEERTESTNRIEDSFITLPRQLSKLQVDDSVVHLRNTHRTGTLSRPKSQEVRGSEREVFSNPACVVSPHAAYSTSVIPNAMLSSSSEVIAINTSQSSGQLDLKPTFHGSSSNSKSVCRELSVNTKGDHRFCSAKCSENSSLRHSQASDAISPGAMMIINLRDHVMPPNNTNSMNNSPQTIPYKMNAALNSHPHDSDTHSESSYSDGRQRNGSITSSVNSADQWPCETRENDSNVPLRKPSSAVSGSPVSNMSTCSSDRKADSSSLYSLDHDGYYTSMHMDSGVGSGNQRQHNGVQNPRHSVINVIDKKDTLNQDDTSSYSDKSLTRSISLKKPKKPPPPPSRTDSLRRPPKKDLQSNGQVLNEKLIATLQQSLQLNLKSKSGSSPSQSPCSDYEDPWVLRSRSQSTVSASSSGLSATAANMYSICPVTPSQSETSSIKSEYADHWSYYIDEHPKSTLHSPKKSSHFSEQQMHSGVSKPINTSPEKPCRVTSPSSGYSSQSNTPTNLTPVPLLLRSMSPGTGKNKVKPKVPERRSSLISSVSISSSSTSLSSNTSDSAQQTIRKATMVLPSSPTPPLTPDPPPPPMIDMVDNSTLPPSPNLPPPPPEAALFLLPGDNLWLSGSKNTDKYTQQAFPPPALPPPPPPLPTLHSKAAPKVPPFNTETLKLKKELSPQRKDTFLVNPRNNSPNKQELISPIAPLITAQALQMVQLRSVKKASQPEAENIAEQVQEPKFQNETSPLFSRPSSVPSVSSHLSYSESIKEDKNLNLQDEQLQYSDSPNKSARFTTVENTNGGCREEEYQDSAHNEDKTMLSKMSSPQEKTSTSQSPPNASPNKKPPPVSKKPKLFLIVPPPQLDLAAEKIAQVKENVSSMPKASEKDSVSEHCEEVNGHVAEENSSEESVSLNCQAGEETVSSCKVAEDITIFTPALESPNHQEEEEQPTMSDEASVPDGKNGSTNCDQKIFQEDENADVFETNTSSSPLLQTNDRFSGSEEILTPTRPRTTEDLFAAIHRSKRKVLGRKDSDDDRCRNHSPSPPVTPTGGVPNVSSFKQPGAIHRSIRKSNTSNDSFKALLLKKGSRSECGFRMSAAEMLKHTDPRFQRSQSDSTLELPDSPTLISPSNNKRAQEEWAKSEGIMPRSMSVSGTRYSRSRTPPSAASSKYNVRSRIQSSPMTVICEGEGETADAVENSCTKAPLMNTMSLDRFQRRDSELNYSVGADSSNSRVHIDLMSRFSDVSPSKDNDFS; encoded by the exons TTTTCAGTCTCTTCAAATGAAGAGGAAATGCTCCTGACTGGGAAGAGACCTAAAACCCCAGTTCCTCAGGAGTTCTCCGACACCCATACCAACTGGACCAAGGCGCTTCCATTGCCCACTCCAGAAGAGAAAATGCGTCAAGAGGCACAAGCAATACAGACTGATGTGGTGCCCATAAATGTTACGG GGGAGAATTTCGACCGCCAAGCCAGCTTGAGGCGGTCTCTTATTCACACTGACACTGTGGTAAGACGTCCAAAGAAGGTCAAAAGGAGAAAGACTATAACAGGCGTCCCAGACAACATACAAAAGGAGCTAG CGGGTACATGCCAGATAGGTTTCAGAGGACATTCAATGCACATACCGGAGAGCTATAATGCACTGGACAATCTAGAGCCATGCCTCTCGCCTTCGCAGCGGTCTGAAACAAGGGACTTCAGTTGCCAAACTGAAGAGATAAAGATAGTACCTCCTTCTGTCCGAAGAATTAGAGCCCAGAAAGGACAAGGCATAGCAGCTCTAATGTCTAGTTCTTCTGGAAATATGTCCACCCTGAGCGACCCTACAGGATGTACTTTACGACCCAATGGCGATCTGAATTTCCGCAGTTTACCAAGGACAGGAGTTCGGGTCTGCCTGCAGTCCCTTGAGGAAAGGACAGAAAGCACCAACAGGATAGAAGATTCTTTTATTACGTTGCCCCGTCAGCTAAGCAAGTTGCAGGTGGATGACAGTGTTGTTCACCTCAGGAATACCCATAGAACTGGAACACTATCAAGGCCAAAATCCCAAGAAGTCCGGGGCTCAGAAAGAGAAGTTTTTTCAAACCCAGCATGTGTGGTTTCCCCTCATGCAGCTTACTCCACAAGTGTCATCCCCAATGCCATGTTGTCCTCTTCTTCAGAGGTGATTGCCATTAACACATCTCAAAGCAGTGGGCAACTGGACCTTAAACCAACATTCCATGGGTCATCTTCCAATAGTAAAAGTGTATGTCGAGAGCTCAGTGTCAACACTAAGGGTGATCATCGCTTCTGTAGTGCTAAATGTAGTGAGAACAGTTCATTGAGGCATTCTCAGGCCTCAGATGCAATATCACCAGGTGCCATGATGATTATTAACTTGCGTGATCATGTAATGCCTCCCAACAATACAAATAGCATGAACAATAGCCCACAAACAATACCATACAAAATGAATGCTGCCTTAAATAGCCACCCACATGACAGTGATACACACAGTGAATCAAGCTACTCAGATGGTCGACAAAGAAACGGGAGCATAACCAGCAGCGTTAACAGTGCAGACCAGTGGCCTTGTGAAACTAGGGAAAATGACAGTAATGTTCCTTTAAGGAAACCATCATCCGCTGTCTCTGGATCTCCTGTTAGTAATATGAGCACTTGTAGTTCAGACAGGAAAGCTGACTCCAGTTCACTCTATTCTCTGGACCATGATGGCTACTACACTTCAATGCACATGGATTCTGGAGTTGGATCAGGTAACCAGAGACAACACAATGGTGTTCAGAATCCCCGTCACAGTGTCATCAATGTCATTGATAAGAAAGACACGCTGAACCAGGATGATACTTCAAGTTATAGTGACAAATCTCTTACCCGCAGCATATCTCTGAAAAAGCCAAAAAAACCTCCTCCGCCTCCGTCTAGGACGGACTCTCTCAGGCGTCCACCTAAGAAAGACCTACAATCTAATGGCCAGGTGCTTAATGAAAAGCTTATTGCCACTCTCCAGCAATCATTGCAGCTAAACTTGAAGAGTAAAAGTGGCAGCTCACCATCACAGAGTCCATGCAGCGACTATGAGGATCCTTGGGTGCTGCGATCTCGCAGTCAGAGCACAGTAAGTGCAAGTAGTAGTGGTCTGTCTGCCACAGCTGCCAACATgtactctatttgtcctgttactCCCTCTCAGAGTGAGACAAGCAGCATAAAATCTGAGTATGCTGATCATTGGAGTTATTACATTGATGAGCATCCAAAATCAACATTGCACTCCCCTAAGAAATCGTCACATTTTTCTGAACAACAAATGCATAGTGGCGTATCCAAACCAATTAATACATCACCTGAAAAGCCTTGCAGAGTCACTTCACCTTCTAGTGGATATTCAAGCCAGTCGAATACCCCAACCAATCTAACACCTGTACCACTACTCTTGAGAAGTATGTCTCCAGGAACTGGAAAAAATAAAGTAAAGCCCAAAGTGCCTGAAAGAAGATCTTCTCTGATCTCATCAGTCTCTATTTCTTCATCATCAACTTCTCTTTCATCAAACACATCAGACTCTGCACAGCAGACTATCAGAAAAGCTACCATGGTTTTGCCATCCTCTCCAACACCCCCACTTACACCAGACCCACCCCCTCCACCCATGATAGATATGGTTGACAATAGTACTTTGCCACCATCTCCGAATCTCCCACCTCCACCTCCAGAGGCAGCACTGTTTCTATTACCTGGTGACAATCTGTGGCTATCAGGTTCAAAAAATACTGACAAATATACACAACAGGCCTTTCCCCCACcagctcttcctcctccccctcctcctcttcccactTTGCACTCTAAGGCTGCTCCCAAAGTTCCCCCTTTTAACACAGAAACACTAAAATTGAAAAAGGAGCTCTCGCCTCAAAGAAAGGACACTTTCCTGGTTAATCCACGAAATAACTCCCCAAATAAACAAGAACTAATAAGTCCAATAGCTCCTCTTATTACTGCTCAGGCACTACAAATGGTGCAGTTAAGGTCTGTTAAAAAAGCATCACAACCAGAAGCTGAAAATATAGCTGAGCAGGTGCAAGAGCCAAAATTTCAAAATGAAACGTCACCCTTATTTTCACGGCCATCTTCCGTGCCATCTGTCTCCTCACATCTCAGTTACAGTGAAAGCATCAAAGAAGATAAAAATCTGAACTTGCAAGATGAGCAGCTACAGTACTCTGATTCTCCGAACAAGTCAGCTAGATTTACTACTGTTGAAAATACGAACGGTGGATGCAGAGAAGAGGAATATCAGGATTCAGCACACAATGAAGATAAAACTATGTTGTCCAAAATGTCATCGCCACAAGAGAAAACAAGTACTTCCCAAAGTCCGCCAAATGCATCTCCCAACAAGAAGCCTCCTCCTGTTTCAAAGAAGCCCAAATTGTTTCTTATCGTTCCACCTCCGCAGCTTGATTTGGCAGCAGAAAAAATAGCTCAAGTCAAAGAAAATGTGAGTAGCATGCCAAAAGCCTCTGAGAAGGATTCTGTAAGCGAACATTGTGAGGAGGTAAATGGCCATGTAGCAGAAGAGAACAGTTCAGAAGAGTCTGTGAGTTTGAATTGCCAAGCCGGAGAAGAGACTGTGTCCTCCTGTAAAGTTGCCGAGGACATCACAATTTTTACTCCTGCTCTGGAAAGCCCAAATcaccaggaagaggaggagcagccTACAATGTCTGATGAGGCCAGCGTCCCAGATGGCAAGAATGGGAGCACAAACTGTGACCAAAAAATATTCCAGGAAGATGAAAATG CTGATGTTTTTGAAACAAATACTTCAAGTTCACCCCTTCTACAGACCAATGACCGATTCAGTGGCAGTGAGGAAATATTAACTCCAACTAGGCCTAGGACTACTGAGGATCTGTTTGCAGCCATTCATAG ATCCAAAAGGAAGGTTCTTGGTCGCAAGGATTCTGATGATGATCGCTGTAGAAATCACTCACCTTCCCCACCAGTCACACCAACAGGAGGAGTCCCAAACGTGAGCTCCTTTAAGCAGCCTGGAGCAATCCACAGAAGTATCCGAAAGTCTAATACCAGCAATGATAGTTTCAAAGCTCTGTTACTAAAAAAGGGAAGCAGGTCGGAGTGTGGATTTCGTATGTCTGCTGCCGAAATGCTGAAACACACTGACCCAAGGTTTCAAAGATCACAATCTGATTCAACCCTGGAGCTGCCAGACAGTCCAACACTGATTTCCCCGAGCAATAATAAAAGAGCTCAGGAGGAATGGGCCAAGAGTGAGGGAATAATGCCAAGAAGCATGTCAGTTTCTGGGACTAGGTACAGCCGCTCCAGAACACCACCATCTGCAGCCAGCAGTAAATACAACGTCCGGAGCCGCATTCAAAGCAGTCCCATGACAGTGATTTGTGAAGGGGAAGGAGAGACGGCTGACGCTGTAGAAAATAGCTGTACAAAGGCACCACTTATGAACACAATGAGCCTGGACAGGTTTCAGAGAAGGGACTCTGAGCTGAATTACTCTGTTGGTGCTGACAGTTCCAATTCCAGAGTTCACATAGACTTGATGAGTAGATTTTCAGATGTCAGCCCAAGCAAAGACAATGACTTTTCGTAA